From Candidatus Mycalebacterium zealandia:
TGAAAACCGCAAGCGCAACACTGTAAACAATAATCAACAACAGGAAATTTCCAATAAAAACCCAGACGTTTGAGAACAGAACCCCTTCCGCGCCGCCGCTCGCGAGAAACTGGAATGCCGCCCCGGCAATAACCGCCGTCAGTATGTTTGACAAAGGCCCCGCGGCGGCAATGTAAATCATCTCCGTTTTGGGGTTTTTAAGATTTCGCAAATCAACCGGCACGGGCTTTGCCCACCCGAACCCTGCTACAAACATCAGCACGGTACCCAGAAGGTCAAGATGAGAAAGGGGGTTGAGCGTAAGACGCCCCATTCTCCGCGCGGTTTT
This genomic window contains:
- a CDS encoding site-2 protease family protein codes for the protein MFSLDPFQIAVTAVAILFVLTVHEFSHALVADALGDKTARRMGRLTLNPLSHLDLLGTVLMFVAGFGWAKPVPVDLRNLKNPKTEMIYIAAAGPLSNILTAVIAGAAFQFLASGGAEGVLFSNVWVFIGNFLLLIIVYSVALAVFNLIPIPPLDGSRILYGLLPHTAANFYARFEKFGMLLLFGIFIFAREGAMRVLWTPVKQLVILFTGESGIL